TCCGGCATGCGCGGGCATGCAGCGGTGGGGGATGGGGCCATGGTCGCCAATACGCGGTGCGGGACGGAGGCTATTTCATGCGGTAGGTGATGCGGCCACGCGTCAGGTCGTACGGCGAAAGCTCTACCTTCACACGGTCGCCGGGCAGGATGCGGATGTAGAACTTGCGCATCTTGCCGGAGATGTGGGCCAGCACTTCGTGGCCGTTTTCGAGCTCCACACGGAACATCGCGTTGGGCAGGGCTTCCTGCACAACGCCGTCAACCTCGATGGCATCTTCCTTTGCCATGGTTCCTCCGTCTCGTTCTCTCGCACCCCGTGCGGGCGGGGCAAAACAACTGCACCGCCATTCCACATAATGCCGGTTTTGTCAACAAAACCGCGCCACGCAAGGGTTCGCGCCCGGCTGCAGGACTGCGGAACCGGACCATGCGTTGCCGCCGTGGCCCGGTTGTCCACCCGCGCGCGGCCTTGCCGTCGAGAAAACACCGGCGGGGGCCGGAAGAAGCCGGAAACCGCCCGCAGGGAAAGGAAGAATCACGGCAGCCATGGCCCTGCTGTCCATCGGATGCGGGGCGGCAACGGGCCGAAAGCGAGGCCGGAAGCAGGCCGTCCGCGCCGGGCGGTCCTGCCCGCGCCGCAGTGGGCGCAGGCGGTCACCCCCCGCTATCCGGCGGCAGGCCCTTCCGCCGCCCCACGGTTGCGCAGCAGCAGCCACATCCCCACGCCGAACAGCGGCAGGCACAGCACCTGGCCCATGGTCAGCCAGCCGAAGGCCAGGTAGCCCAGTTGCGGATCGGGCTCGCGCACGAATTCCACGGCAAAGCGGAAGATCGCATACAGCACGCCGAACAGGCCGGACACCGCGCCCACCGGGCGCTTGCGCCCGGAAAACCACCACACGGCGGCAAACAGCACCACGCCTTCCAGCACGGCCTCGTACAACTGCGAGGGATGACGGGGAAAGGGGCCGCCGTCGGGAAACACCATGGCCCACGGCAGCGTGGTGGGTGCGCCCCACAGCTCGCCGTTGATGAAGTTGCCGATGCGGCCAAAGAACAGCCCCGGCGGAATCAGCGGCGCCACGAAGTCCACCACGGACAGGAATTCGCGCTCGGCGCGCCGGGCGTACAACCACACCGCGAACAGCACCCCCAGCAACCCGCCGTGAAACGACATGCCCCCGTGCCAGATCTGGAAGATGGCCGCGGGCTGGCTGACGTAGTAGGCCAGATCGTAGAACAGGATGTAGCCCAGCCGCCCCCCCAGCACCACGCCGAAGATGGCCCAGGTGACCATGTCGTCCACCTGCTGCGGGTGCCAGCCACTGCCGGGCTGCGCCGCGCGGCGGCGGCCCAGCCACCAGCCGGAGATGAAGCCGAACAGGTACATCAGCCCGTACCAGCGGAACTGCAACGGGCCAATGGAAACGGCCACGGGATCTATGCGGGGATATGCGAGCATCGGGACTCCCGGTGATGCTTGGGTTGCGGAAAAGGGACACGGGCCGGGCGCGGCAGGGGACCACGAGGCCGCGTAGGCTCGCGTGGCACAACAGCGCGCCAGAGTAGCGCCGGGGTAGCGCCAGGCGGCGCCAGACCATGCCCCCACCACGACACGATATGGCACGGCAGGGTACGGCGCAGGCCACGCGTGGGGCGCGATATCCGAGGCTGTGGTACGACCAGTGCCCGCTTCCGTCAATGCCGAGCCGGGCCGAGCCGGGCCGAGCCGGGCCAGGCCGGGCCAGGCCGGGCCAGGCCGGATGCGGAACCGTCATCACACGGGCGGCAAACCGCCACGACACCCGGCCCGGGGGAATGTATCCGGCCGACAGGCAGCCGCCTTCCCCCCTCCCCACGAGACCACCGGCAGGCGCCGCGCGTCTCCCCGCCCGGCCCGTACATCCCGCGGGGATGCGTCCCGCACGCCCGGCCTCCCTCGAACATGCCGCCCGTCCCGCCCCCCGGCCAGCCCGGCGCACTCCACCCACCGCACGAGCCCACGCGCCTCACGCGTTCCGGGAATCCGGCCAGTTCGCACGAAATGCGCACAACGCTGTTGACAACCCGAGGGGTTTCGGGCAAGAACCTACTTCCGCTTGGGGCTGTAGCTCAGTTGGGAGAGCGCTTGAATGGCATTCAAGAGGTCAGGAGTTCAATTCTCCTCAGCTCCACCAGAATTTCGCAGGGGTTATCCGAAAGGGTAACCCCTGCGCCTTTTTGCGTTCCA
Above is a window of Nitratidesulfovibrio sp. SRB-5 DNA encoding:
- the infA gene encoding translation initiation factor IF-1; the encoded protein is MAKEDAIEVDGVVQEALPNAMFRVELENGHEVLAHISGKMRKFYIRILPGDRVKVELSPYDLTRGRITYRMK
- the lgt gene encoding prolipoprotein diacylglyceryl transferase codes for the protein MLAYPRIDPVAVSIGPLQFRWYGLMYLFGFISGWWLGRRRAAQPGSGWHPQQVDDMVTWAIFGVVLGGRLGYILFYDLAYYVSQPAAIFQIWHGGMSFHGGLLGVLFAVWLYARRAEREFLSVVDFVAPLIPPGLFFGRIGNFINGELWGAPTTLPWAMVFPDGGPFPRHPSQLYEAVLEGVVLFAAVWWFSGRKRPVGAVSGLFGVLYAIFRFAVEFVREPDPQLGYLAFGWLTMGQVLCLPLFGVGMWLLLRNRGAAEGPAAG